CGTACGCCAGGCGGCTTCATCATCCTCAAGCTGCTGGGCAAGCGCGGCGGCGAGACCTCGCTGAAAGACGAAGTACATGTTCGTCACATCCTGGTCAAACCAAGCGAAATCCGTACCGAGGCACAAACCAAGGAACTGGCCCAGAAGATCTATGACCGCATCGAAAGCGGTGAAGACTTCGCCACCCTGGCCAAGAGCTTTTCGGAGGACCCAGGTTCTGCCCTCAACGGCGGCGACCTGAACTGGATCGACCCGAAAGCACTGGTGCCCGAGTTCCAGCAGGTAATGGCCGATACGCCGCAAGGCGTGCTGTCCAAGCCGTTCAAGACCCAATACGGCTGGCATGTACTGGAAGTCCTTGGCCGTCGCGCCACGGACAACACCAACCAGGCCCGCGAACAGCAAGCGCTGACCGTACTGCGTAACCGCAAATACGATGAAGAGCTGCAAACCTGGTTGCGTCAGATCCGTGACGAAGCCTACGTTGAAAACAAGCTGCCAGGCGCCGAGCAAACAGGCACCGACCAGGCAGCCCAGTGAAACCCCAGCGTTTCGCCGTGACACCCGGCGAGCCGGCCGGCATTGGTCCAGACCTGTGCCTGCTGCTCGCCTCGCAACCCCAGCCACACCCCCTGATTGCCATTACCAGCCGCGACCTGCTCCTTGAGCGGGCCGCGCAGCTGGGTGTGGCTGTCAACCTGCTGAGCGTCGCACCGGGCAACTGGCCCGACCTGCCGGCTCCGGCAGGCAGCCTGTATGTGTGGGATACCCCGCTGCAAGCCAAGGTCGTCGCCGGGCAACTGGACAAGGCCAATGCGGCCTTCGTGCTGAAGACCCTGACCCGCGCCGGCCAAGGCTGCATCGACGGCGATTTCGCCGGCATGATTACCGCGCCCGTCCATAAAGGCGTGATCAATGAGTCCGGTATCGCCTTTTCCGGCCATACCGAGTTCCTTGCCGAGCTCACCCACACCGAACAGGTCGTGATGATGCTGGCCACCCGCGGCCTTCGCGTCGCGCTGGTCACCACGCACCTCCCGCTGCGCGCTGTCGCCGACGCCATCACCGCCGAGCGCATAGAACGCGTTACGCGCATCCTGCACGCCGACCTGCAACACAAGTTCGGCATTGCCCAACCGCGCATCCTGGTCTGTGGGCTCAACCCGCACGCCGGTGAAGGCGGGCATTTGGGCCATGAAGAAATCGACATCATTGAACCGACATTAGAGTGCCTGCGCCAAGAAGGCATGGACCTGCGCGGCCCGTTGCCTGCAGACACTCTGTTTACCCCCAAATATCTGGAGCACTGCGACGCAGTGCTGGCGATGTACCACGACCAGGGACTGCCCGTGCTGAAATACAAAGGCTTCGGCGCCGCCGTCAACGTGACGCTGGGGCTGCCGATCATCCGTACCTCCGTGGACCATGGCACCGCCCTGGACCTGGCAGGCAGCGGCAAGATCGACACCGGCAGCCTGCACGTGGCCCTGGAAACCGCCTATCAGATGGCCGAGACCCGTATATGACTGAGCATTACCAACACCGGGCGCGCAAGCGCTTCGGGCAAAACTTCCTGCACGACGCTGGCGTGATCGACCGCATCCTGCGCTCTATCCATGCCAAGCCCGAAGACCGTCTGCTGGAAATCGGCCCGGGCCAGGGCGCTTTGACCCAAGGCCTGCTGGCCAGTGGGGGTCAATTGGACGTGGTTGAGCTGGACAAGGACCTGATCCCGATCCTCAACCAGCAGTTCGCTGGCAAATCCAATTTCAACCTGCACCAGGGCGACGCACTGAAGTTCGACTTCAACAGCCTCAATGCTGCGCCTAGCAGCCTGCGGGTGGTGGGTAACCTGCCGTACAACATCTCCACACCGCTGATTTTCCACCTGCTGAACAACGCCGGAATCATCCGCGACATGCACTTCATGCTGCAAAAGGAAGTGGTGGAGCGCTTGGCCGCCGGGCCGGGTGGTGGTGATTGGGGCCGTCTGTCGATCATGGTTCAGTACCATTGCCGCGTGGAACATCTGTTCAACGTGGGCCCAGGTGCATTCAACCCGCCGCCGAAGGTCGACTCGGCCATCGTGCGCCTGGTACCGCATGCCGTGCTGCCGCACCCGGCCAAAGACCACAAACTGTTGGAGCGCGTCGTGCGCGAAGCCTTCAACCAACGCCGCAAGACCCTGCGCAACACCCTCAAGGCGCTGCTGAGCAACGCCGAAATCGAAGCGGCCGGCGTCGACGGCAGCCTGCGCCCCGAGCAACTGGACCTGGCCGCGTTCGTGCGCCTGGCCGACCAGCTTGCCATCCAGCCAGCGCCGACAGTGGAATAAGGCATCAGGAAAAAAATGTGGGAGGGGGCTTGCCCCCGATGGCGGCGTCTCAGTAAATGAATGTTTACCTGACCCACCGCTATCGGGGGCAAGCCCCCTCCCACATTTGGATCACGTATCTGGCCTAGTGACCACCTATTGGCCTAGACTGGCCCGCATCTGCTGTCCTCCGCATTTGCTTTTAAGGCCTCTTGCATGTCCGATCCTCGCTACCAGATCGACGTCAGCGTCGTCACCCGCTTCCTGGCGGACCAATCGCAACCTGAACACAACCGCTTTGCCTTTGCCTACACCATCACGGTGAAAAACAACGGGCTGGTGCCGGCCAAGCTGCTGTCACGCCATTGGGTGATCACTGATGGTGACGGTCAGGTCGAGGAAGTGCGCGGCGCGGGTGTGGTTGGCCAGCAACCGTTGATCGACATCGGCGCCAGCCACACCTACAGCAGCGGTACGGTAATGACTTCCAAAGTCGGCACCATGCAAGGTTCGTATCAAATGAAGGCGACCGACGGCAAACTGTTCGACGCGATCATCAAGCCCTTCCGCCTCGCCGTACCCGGAGCGCTGCACTGACATGGCAACGTATGCGGTCGGCGACCTGCAAGGTTGCCTGGAGCCCCTCAAGTGCCTGCTCGAACGCGTGGCTTTCGACCCGGCAAACGATCGCCTGTGGCTGGTCGGTGACCTGGTCAACCGCGGCCCGCAGTCTCTGGAAACCTTGCGTTACCTCTATAACCTGCGCGACTCACTGGTCTGTGTGCTGGGCAATCATGATCTGCACCTGCTCGCAGCCGGTCGTAACATCGAGCGCCTGAAAAAAGGCGACACCCTGCGGGAAATCCTCGAAGCGCCGGACTGCGCCGAGTTGCTGGAATGGTTGCGCCGACAGAAGCTCCTGCATTACGACGAGGCCCGTGACATCGCCCTGGTCCATGCCGGCATCCCACCGCAATGGACAGTGAAAAAAGCCCTCAAATGCGCCGCCGAAGTCGAAAGCGCATTGGCCGATGACAACCTCTACAGTGCCTACCTCGATGGCATGTATGGCAACGAGCCGGTGAAGTGGGACAACGACCTTACCGGCGTCGCCCGCCTGAGAGTGATCACCAACTACTTCACGCGCATGCGCTTCTGCACGGCCGAGGGCAAACTGGACCTCAAGAGCAAGGAAGGCGCCGACACCGCGCTGCCTGGCTATAAGCCCTGGTTTGCCCACAAGGAACGCAAAACCCGCGACACGAAAATTGTCTTCGGCCACTGGGCCGCCCTTGAAGGCAAGTGCGAAGAACCCGGCGTGTTCGCCCTCGACACCGGTTGCGTGTGGGGCGGCGCCATGACGCTGATGAACATCGACACCGGCGAGCGCATCAGCTGCCAGTGTGACTCCCCCGAACCCACTACACAGACGGCCGCCGCCAAGCCCTAGGAGCCCGCCATGACAGAATTCAAACGTATCCCCCCCGAACAAGCCCAGGCCCTGCGCGAGCAAGGTGCTGTGGTCGTCGATATCCGTGACCAGCCAACCTATGCCGCTGCTCATATCAGCGGCGCCCAGCATCTGGACAACGTCAACATCGCCGACTTCATCCGCGCCGCCGATCTCGACGCCCCCCTGATCGTCGCGTGCTACCACGGCAATTCGAGCCAAAGCGCCGCGGCCTATCTGGTCAGCCAGGGTTTCTCCGACGTCTATAGCCTGGATGGCGGCTTTGAGCTGTGGCGTGCGACCTATCCTGCAGAAATTTCCTCAGGCGATTCGCAATAATTTTTTTCACACCCCGCTACCCCGCGTGACGCTTGGGCTTGCGCCGTTTCTGACGAACGGCGCAGCCAAACTAATTACGTATCGCGCCTTGACCTCCCCGATTCCGAACTATCCTTAAGCGCAGGCCATCCAAATCAGGGGAGAGCCGGTACACCGGCGCGCGGGTCATCGGTAGCGTTTCAGGGTGTTCTGGGGGAAAACAGCCATTGGCGAACGTCAAGGGCTGCCAGCATCGACTGATTGATCCGGCGTCGGCTCCACGTATCGAGCGAGGTGACGACGTCATGAGTATCTTTAGCCACTTCCAACAACGTTTCGAGTCCACACAACAGGAAGAACTCACGCTTCAAGAGTATCTTGAACTTTGCAAACGGGACCGCAGCACCTACGCGTCTGCCGCCGAGCGCCTGCTGCTGGCGATTGGCGAGCCGGAGTTGGTGGACACCTCGAACAATTCGCGTCTGTCGCGGATATTCTCCAACAAGGTGATCCGCCGTTATCCGGCCTTTGAAGACTTCCATGGCATGGAAGAATGCATCGACCAGATCGTCTCCTACTTCCGCCATGCCGCCCAAGGCCTGGAGGAAAAGAAACAGATCCTCTACCTGCTCGGCCCGGTTGGCGGCGGCAAGTCGTCCCTGGCTGAAAAACTTAAGCAACTCATCGAAAAAGTGCCCTTCTACGCGATCAAGGGCTCGCCGGTGTTCGAGTCGCCCCTGGGCCTGTTCAACGCCACCGAAGATGGCGCGATCCTCGAAGAAGACTTCGGCATCCCACGGCGCTACCTCAATACCATCATGTCGCCCTGGGCCACCAAGCGCCTGTCCGAGTTCGGCGGAGATATCAGCCAGTTCCGCGTGGTCAAGCTCTACCCCTCGATCCTCAACCAGATCGGCGTCGCCAAGACCGAGCCGGGCGACGAGAACAACCAGGATATTTCGGCGCTGGTGGGTAAGGTCGATATCCGAAAACTGGAAGAATTCCCGCAGAACGACGCCGACGCCTACAGCTACTCGGGCGCGCTGTGCCGGGCCAACCAGGGCCTGATGGAGTTCGTGGAGATGTTCAAGGCGCCGATCAAGGTGCTGCACCCACTGCTTACCGCAACCCAGGAAGGCAACTACAACAGTACCGAAGGCCTGGGCGCGATTCCGTTCACCGGGATCCTGCTGGCGCACTCCAACGAATCGGAGTGGCATA
This region of Pseudomonas sp. MUP55 genomic DNA includes:
- the pdxA gene encoding 4-hydroxythreonine-4-phosphate dehydrogenase PdxA; amino-acid sequence: MKPQRFAVTPGEPAGIGPDLCLLLASQPQPHPLIAITSRDLLLERAAQLGVAVNLLSVAPGNWPDLPAPAGSLYVWDTPLQAKVVAGQLDKANAAFVLKTLTRAGQGCIDGDFAGMITAPVHKGVINESGIAFSGHTEFLAELTHTEQVVMMLATRGLRVALVTTHLPLRAVADAITAERIERVTRILHADLQHKFGIAQPRILVCGLNPHAGEGGHLGHEEIDIIEPTLECLRQEGMDLRGPLPADTLFTPKYLEHCDAVLAMYHDQGLPVLKYKGFGAAVNVTLGLPIIRTSVDHGTALDLAGSGKIDTGSLHVALETAYQMAETRI
- the rsmA gene encoding 16S rRNA (adenine(1518)-N(6)/adenine(1519)-N(6))-dimethyltransferase RsmA — protein: MTEHYQHRARKRFGQNFLHDAGVIDRILRSIHAKPEDRLLEIGPGQGALTQGLLASGGQLDVVELDKDLIPILNQQFAGKSNFNLHQGDALKFDFNSLNAAPSSLRVVGNLPYNISTPLIFHLLNNAGIIRDMHFMLQKEVVERLAAGPGGGDWGRLSIMVQYHCRVEHLFNVGPGAFNPPPKVDSAIVRLVPHAVLPHPAKDHKLLERVVREAFNQRRKTLRNTLKALLSNAEIEAAGVDGSLRPEQLDLAAFVRLADQLAIQPAPTVE
- the apaG gene encoding Co2+/Mg2+ efflux protein ApaG; the protein is MSDPRYQIDVSVVTRFLADQSQPEHNRFAFAYTITVKNNGLVPAKLLSRHWVITDGDGQVEEVRGAGVVGQQPLIDIGASHTYSSGTVMTSKVGTMQGSYQMKATDGKLFDAIIKPFRLAVPGALH
- a CDS encoding symmetrical bis(5'-nucleosyl)-tetraphosphatase, whose protein sequence is MATYAVGDLQGCLEPLKCLLERVAFDPANDRLWLVGDLVNRGPQSLETLRYLYNLRDSLVCVLGNHDLHLLAAGRNIERLKKGDTLREILEAPDCAELLEWLRRQKLLHYDEARDIALVHAGIPPQWTVKKALKCAAEVESALADDNLYSAYLDGMYGNEPVKWDNDLTGVARLRVITNYFTRMRFCTAEGKLDLKSKEGADTALPGYKPWFAHKERKTRDTKIVFGHWAALEGKCEEPGVFALDTGCVWGGAMTLMNIDTGERISCQCDSPEPTTQTAAAKP
- the glpE gene encoding thiosulfate sulfurtransferase GlpE produces the protein MTEFKRIPPEQAQALREQGAVVVDIRDQPTYAAAHISGAQHLDNVNIADFIRAADLDAPLIVACYHGNSSQSAAAYLVSQGFSDVYSLDGGFELWRATYPAEISSGDSQ